From Quercus lobata isolate SW786 chromosome 1, ValleyOak3.0 Primary Assembly, whole genome shotgun sequence, one genomic window encodes:
- the LOC115975550 gene encoding feruloyl CoA ortho-hydroxylase F6H1-3-like, whose protein sequence is MDPTVSTPISESSNITDLVVTNRNGVKGLSEMGLKTLPKQYIQPVEERITVSNILPQESIPIIDMSNWDEPKVSESICDAAEKWGFFQIINHGVPIEVLENVKDATHRFFNLPAEEKRKFSKENSPSNSVRFGTSFSPEAEKALEWKDYLSMFYVSEDEASALWPSACKDQVLEYMKGSEPVIQRLLEALMKRINVKEIDETKKSLLMGSKRINLNYYPICPNPELTVGIGRHSDVSTLTILLQDDIGGLYVRGNNDSWVHVPPISSSLVINVGDALQIMSNGRYKSIEHRVVANGSKNRISVPIFVNPRPDDMIGPFPEVLVGGEKALYKQILYSNYVRHFYKKAHDGKKTIEFAKI, encoded by the exons ATGGATCCAACAGTATCAACACCTATCAGTGAGTCCTCAAATATCACTGACCTTGTCGTAACAAATCGCAATGGAGTAAAGGGTCTCTCAGAAATGGGACTCAAAACCCTCCCTAAGCAATATATCCAACCTGTAGAAGAAAGGATCACTGTGAGCAACATCTTGCCTCAAGAGTCTATACCCATCATTGATATGTCAAACTGGGACGAACCAAAAGTCTCAGAATCAATCTGTGATGCTGCAGAAAAGTGGGGTTTCTTTCAGATTATCAACCATGGAGTGCCCATTGAAGTGCTGGAGAATGTGAAGGACGCAACACATAGGTTCTTCAATTTGCCAGCTGAGGAGAAGAGGAAGTTTTCAAAAGAGAACTCACCTTCCAACAGCGTGCGGTTTGGCACAAGCTTTAGTCCTGAAGCAGAGAAGGCCCTTGAATGGAAAGATTACCTGAGCATGTTTTATGTGTCCGAGGATGAGGCCTCTGCATTGTGGCCTTCTGCGTGCAA GGATCAAGTTTTGGAATATATGAAGGGGTCTGAACCAGTTATCCAAAGGCTATTAGAGGCACTAATGAAGAGGATAAATGTGAAGGAAATTGATGAGacaaaaaaatctctcttaatGGGTTCAAAGAGGATTAACCTTAACTACTATCCTATATGTCCTAACCCTGAGCTCACCGTGGGAATAGGTCGTCATTCTGATGTGTCAACCCTTACTATCCTCCTTCAAGATGATATTGGTGGACTCTATGTGCGAGGAAACAATGATAGTTGGGTTCATGTTCCACCTATAAGCAGCTCCCTTGTGATCAATGTTGGCGATGCACTACAAATAATGAGCAATGGTCGGTACAAGAGCATTGAGCACCGTGTGGTTGCCAATGGAAGCAAGAATAGGATTTCAGTTCCTATTTTTGTTAATCCTAGGCCAGATGACATGATTGGTCCTTTTCCAGAAGTGCTCGTAGGGGGTGAGAAAGCATTATATAAGCAAATTCTGTATTCAAATTATGTGAGACATTTCTACAAGAAGGCTCATGATGGGAAGAAAACAATTGAATTTGCAAAAATATGA
- the LOC115975625 gene encoding feruloyl CoA ortho-hydroxylase F6H1-3-like isoform X2, with the protein MAPTVTTPISESSDISDFVVTKGNGVKGLSEMGPKTLPRQYIQPLEERINVNNIMTLESIPIIDMSNWDEPKVSESICDAAEKWGFFQIINHGVPIEVLENVKDATHRFFNLPAEEKRKFSKENSPSNSVRFGTSFSPEAEKALEWKDYLSMFYVSEDEASALWPSACKDQVLEYMGGSEPVIQRLLEALMKRINVKEIDETKKSLLMGSKRINLNYYPICPNPELTVGIGRHSDVSTLTILLQDDVGGLYVRGNNDSWVHVPPISGSLVINVGDALQIMSNGRYKSIEHRVVANGSKNRISVPIFVNPRPDDMIGPFPEVLAGGEKALYKQVLYSNYVRHFYKKAHDGKKTIEFAKI; encoded by the exons ATGGCTCCAACTGTCACAACACCAATCAGTGAGTCCTCAGATATCTCTGACTTTGTCGTAACCAAAGGCAATGGAGTAAAGGGTCTCTCAGAAATGGGGCCCAAAACCTTACCTAGGCAATATATCCAACCCCTAGAAGAAAGGATCAATGTGAACAACATCATGACTCTTGAGTCTATACCAATCATTGATATGTCAAACTGGGACGAACCAAAAGTCTCAGAATCAATCTGCGATGCAGCAGAAAAGTGGGGTTTCTTTCAG ATTATCAACCATGGAGTGCCCATTGAAGTGCTGGAGAATGTGAAGGACGCAACACATAGGTTCTTCAATTTGCCAGCTGAGGAGAAGAGGAAGTTTTCAAAAGAGAACTCACCTTCCAACAGCGTGCGGTTTGGCACAAGCTTTAGTCCTGAAGCAGAGAAGGCCCTTGAATGGAAAGATTACCTGAGCATGTTTTATGTGTCCGAGGATGAGGCCTCTGCATTGTGGCCTTCTGCGTGCAA GGATCAAGTTCTGGAATATATGGGGGGGTCTGAACCAGTTATCCAAAGGCTATTAGAGGCACTAATGAAGAGGATAAATGTGAAGGAAATTGATGAGacaaaaaaatctctcttaatGGGTTCAAAGAGGATTAACCTTAACTACTATCCTATATGTCCTAACCCTGAGCTCACCGTGGGAATAGGTCGTCATTCTGACGTGTCAACCCTTACTATCCTCCTTCAAGATGATGTTGGTGGACTCTATGTGCGAGGAAACAATGATAGTTGGGTTCATGTTCCACCTATAAGCGGCTCCCTCGTGATCAATGTTGGCGATGCACTACAAATAATGAGCAATGGTCGGTACAAGAGTATTGAGCACCGTGTGGTTGCCAATGGAAGCAAGAATAGGATTTCGGTTCCTATTTTTGTTAATCCTAGGCCAGATGACATGATTGGTCCTTTTCCAGAAGTGCTTGCAGGGGGTGAGAAAGCATTATATAAGCAAGTTCTATATTCAAATTATGTGAGACATTTCTACAAAAAGGCTCATGATGGGAAGAAAACAATTGAATTTGCAAAAATATGA
- the LOC115975625 gene encoding feruloyl CoA ortho-hydroxylase F6H1-3-like isoform X1: MDPIVATPISESSNITGFVVTNRNGVKGLSEMGLKTLPKQYIQPVEERISTVSNILPQESIPIIDMSNWDEPKVSESICDAAEKWGFFQIINHGVPIEVLENVKDATHRFFNLPAEEKRKFSKENSPSNSVRFGTSFSPEAEKALEWKDYLSMFYVSEDEASALWPSACKDQVLEYMGGSEPVIQRLLEALMKRINVKEIDETKKSLLMGSKRINLNYYPICPNPELTVGIGRHSDVSTLTILLQDDVGGLYVRGNNDSWVHVPPISGSLVINVGDALQIMSNGRYKSIEHRVVANGSKNRISVPIFVNPRPDDMIGPFPEVLAGGEKALYKQVLYSNYVRHFYKKAHDGKKTIEFAKI, translated from the exons ATGGATCCAATAGTTGCAACACCTATCAGTGAGTCCTCAAATATCACTGGCTTTGTCGTAACAAATCGTAATGGAGTAAAGGGTCTCTCAGAAATGGGACTCAAAACCCTCCCTAAGCAATATATCCAACCTGTAGAAGAAAGGATCAGTACTGTGAGCAACATCTTGCCTCAAGAGTCTATACCCATCATTGATATGTCAAACTGGGACGAACCAAAAGTCTCAGAATCAATCTGTGATGCTGCAGAAAAGTGGGGTTTCTTTCAGATTATCAACCATGGAGTGCCCATTGAAGTGCTGGAGAATGTGAAGGACGCAACACATAGGTTCTTCAATTTGCCAGCTGAGGAGAAGAGGAAGTTTTCAAAAGAGAACTCACCTTCCAACAGCGTGCGGTTTGGCACAAGCTTTAGTCCTGAAGCAGAGAAGGCCCTTGAATGGAAAGATTACCTGAGCATGTTTTATGTGTCCGAGGATGAGGCCTCTGCATTGTGGCCTTCTGCGTGCAA GGATCAAGTTCTGGAATATATGGGGGGGTCTGAACCAGTTATCCAAAGGCTATTAGAGGCACTAATGAAGAGGATAAATGTGAAGGAAATTGATGAGacaaaaaaatctctcttaatGGGTTCAAAGAGGATTAACCTTAACTACTATCCTATATGTCCTAACCCTGAGCTCACCGTGGGAATAGGTCGTCATTCTGACGTGTCAACCCTTACTATCCTCCTTCAAGATGATGTTGGTGGACTCTATGTGCGAGGAAACAATGATAGTTGGGTTCATGTTCCACCTATAAGCGGCTCCCTCGTGATCAATGTTGGCGATGCACTACAAATAATGAGCAATGGTCGGTACAAGAGTATTGAGCACCGTGTGGTTGCCAATGGAAGCAAGAATAGGATTTCGGTTCCTATTTTTGTTAATCCTAGGCCAGATGACATGATTGGTCCTTTTCCAGAAGTGCTTGCAGGGGGTGAGAAAGCATTATATAAGCAAGTTCTATATTCAAATTATGTGAGACATTTCTACAAAAAGGCTCATGATGGGAAGAAAACAATTGAATTTGCAAAAATATGA